From Camelina sativa cultivar DH55 chromosome 20, Cs, whole genome shotgun sequence, the proteins below share one genomic window:
- the LOC109125168 gene encoding disease resistance-like protein CSA1: MASSSSNVDGDSNHQQQPQHQVFINFRGVQLRLNFMSHLRKALERHGINMFIDTQELMGKDLENLLQRIKESKIAIVVMSSRYTESKWCLNELVKIKECVEAGTLVVFPVFYKVDVRTLREQRGTFGDNFRELVKLHPEREEPWKQALKFLANKTGKKAAVAAAVAATVSTF, encoded by the exons ATGGCTTCATCCTCCTCCAATGTTGACGGCGACTCCAATCACCAACAGCAGCCGCAACACCAAGTGTTCATAAACTTCCGAGGTGTTCAGCTGAGACTAAACTTCATGAGTCATCTGAGGAAAGCCTTGGAGAGGCATGGAATCAACATGTTCATAGACACTCAAGAGCTGATGGGAAAAGATCTGGAAAACCTTTTGCAGAGGATAAAGGAGTCGAAGATTGCGATAGTGGTCATGTCAAGCAGATATACGGAGTCAAAATGGTGCCTAAATGAGCTGGTAAAGATCAAAGAGTGTGTGGAGGCAGGAACCTTGGTGGTATTTCCAGTGTTCTACAAGGTGGATGTTCGAACTCTGAGGGAACAGAGAGGAACGTTTGGTGATAATTTTAGAGAGTTAGTGAAGCTTCATCCTGAGAGAGAGGAGCCATGGAAACAGGCTCTAAAGTTTTTGGCCAACAAAACTGGCAAGAAG GCGGCTGTGGCTGCGGCAGTGGCAGCAACTGTGTCTACGTTTTAA